A stretch of the Denticeps clupeoides chromosome 6, fDenClu1.1, whole genome shotgun sequence genome encodes the following:
- the LOC114792846 gene encoding uncharacterized protein LOC114792846, producing the protein MPSPPWFCVLSAGERVSVCSAQRMKSTFVLLFLLLIILGVECQSDPPSITEPSVAPECDGPGDYQPCILEYVCNGNSMCFCKDGQPYCRCNNYKDEWYIGEDCSQRWTTLNFALVASLPGLALAVLVGVTVQFACYKKKPAKGSKVRSSKDKSQPNQQQNDDMFRNMVFASDLQGRPNFQPQPQGIRPPQDKFPMAAIPNQTYVPQSRPQMGGPAPYSSQSNMRESLDQQPMGGIQPFKQSNMRASVNRQPLGGPQPSYQGPGMGQVLSNPYAKLQPGRNPYENRSPSPDHYDNNPFSENGTRENTSGFPWSTPPTYAAPEYNSQSQFPRAQISQY; encoded by the exons ATGCCAAGCCCTCCATGGTTTTGTGTCTTGTCTGCCGGTGAGCGCGTGAGTGTCTGTTCTGCGCAGAGGATGAAGTCGACGTTTGTTctgctcttcctgctgctgATCATTCTCGGCGTTGAATGTCAGAGTGATCCACCAAGCATCACCGAACCTTCGGTTGCCC CCGAATGTGACGGACCCGGTGACTATCAACCATGCATATTAGAGTACGTCTGCAATGGCAACAGCATGTGTTTCTGTAAGGATGGCCAGCCTTACTGCAG GTGCAATAATTACAAGGATGAGTGGTATATCGGAGAGGACTGCAGCCAGAGGTGGACCACTCTCAACTTCGCTCTCGTGGCCTCCCTGCCCGGACTGGCACTGGCGGTCTTAGTGGGCGTCACTGTCCAGTTTGCCTGTTACAAGAAGAAACCTGCTAAAGGCAGCAAAGTCAG GTCTTCGAAGGACAAGTCCCAGCCCAATCAACAGCAGAATGATGACATGTTCCGAAACATGGTGTTTGCTTCTGATCTGCAG ggCCGGCCGAACTTTCAGCCTCAGCCTCAGGGCATTAGACCTCCCCAGGACAAGTTTCCTATGGCAGCCATTCCCAACCAAACCTATGT ACCCCAGAGCAGGCCACAAATGGGAGGACCTGCTCCCTACAG TTCTCAAAGCAACATGAGGGAATCTTTGGACCAGCAGCCCATGGGGGGAATTCAACCTTTCAA ACAAAGCAACATGCGGGCCTCTGTGAACAGGCAGCCTCTGGGAGGACCTCAACCTTCCTA CCAGGGGCCAGGCATGGGTCAGGTCCTCAGCAACCCATATGCAAAGCTCCAGCCTGGAAGGAACCCGTACGAAAACCGCAGCCCATCACCAGACCACTACGACAACAACCCCTTTTCAGAAAACGGCACG AGGGAAAACACATCAGGATTCCCCTGGTCGACTCCGCCTACCTACGCAGCACCAGAATACAACTCGCAGTCGCAGTTTCCCAGGGCTCAGATCAGTCAGTACTGA